Proteins encoded by one window of Candidatus Methylacidiphilales bacterium:
- a CDS encoding glutamate-5-semialdehyde dehydrogenase — translation MKSLANLIAEKAHNARHAARTLAAQYAADPDLYNRLLHAIAQAIEERREQIHQANQKDLAHAEAAGLAPAMLDRLRLKENIFQEMVQGVRQVAQLPNPLGEILSEWTLPNGLHIQKKRVPIGNIGIIYESRPNVTVDASILCLKTGNAVILRGGSEAFHSNQALVEAMRDGLARAHSSTAAEIVQFIPTTDRAAIIAMAQAEGSLDLLIPRGGKGLIRTVMENARVPVIKHYEGICILYVHAAADLEMAKQIILNAKTQKPAVCNAVETVLIDEAIAGQAIPLLFQALAERNVKIVTTPEVEKMWHESPHAKSCSIQFESAMEETWRTEFLSLTLAVRVVSGLQAAIEHIETYGSHHSDGIITEDTQVAEQFLNEVDSATVYWNASTRFTDGGQFGFGAEIGISTDKIHARGPMALPELTSYKYLIRGKGQIRT, via the coding sequence ATGAAATCCCTAGCAAACCTCATCGCTGAAAAAGCCCATAACGCCCGTCACGCAGCGCGCACCCTAGCTGCTCAATACGCAGCCGATCCCGACCTTTACAACCGCCTTCTACATGCCATCGCTCAAGCAATTGAAGAACGTCGAGAGCAGATTCACCAGGCCAATCAAAAAGACCTTGCCCATGCAGAAGCAGCAGGATTAGCGCCAGCCATGCTGGATCGCCTACGGTTGAAGGAAAACATTTTTCAAGAGATGGTTCAAGGCGTTCGACAAGTCGCACAGCTTCCTAATCCGCTGGGGGAAATTTTAAGTGAATGGACCCTTCCCAACGGCCTCCACATCCAGAAGAAACGTGTCCCAATCGGTAATATCGGCATCATTTATGAGTCGCGCCCGAATGTCACCGTAGATGCTTCGATCCTTTGTCTCAAGACGGGCAACGCCGTCATACTCCGAGGCGGATCAGAGGCATTTCATTCTAATCAGGCTCTGGTCGAAGCTATGCGCGACGGCCTAGCACGAGCACATTCATCTACGGCAGCGGAGATTGTGCAATTTATCCCCACAACTGACCGCGCGGCAATCATAGCCATGGCGCAGGCTGAAGGTTCACTCGATCTTCTGATTCCACGAGGAGGAAAAGGCCTAATCCGCACAGTCATGGAGAACGCCCGCGTGCCTGTAATTAAGCACTACGAGGGGATTTGCATCCTATACGTGCATGCTGCTGCTGATCTCGAAATGGCTAAGCAAATTATTTTGAACGCCAAGACGCAAAAACCTGCTGTCTGTAATGCTGTCGAGACAGTCTTGATAGATGAAGCCATCGCAGGGCAAGCCATTCCCCTGCTTTTTCAAGCATTAGCTGAGCGCAACGTTAAAATCGTGACAACGCCAGAAGTCGAAAAAATGTGGCACGAATCGCCTCATGCAAAATCGTGCTCGATACAGTTTGAATCTGCGATGGAAGAGACTTGGCGAACGGAATTTCTCTCCCTCACCCTTGCGGTGCGAGTAGTTTCCGGCTTGCAAGCGGCTATTGAGCACATTGAAACCTACGGCTCGCATCACTCCGACGGGATTATCACAGAGGATACTCAGGTAGCTGAGCAATTCTTAAACGAAGTAGACTCCGCCACTGTCTATTGGAATGCCTCGACGCGTTTCACTGATGGCGGCCAATTCGGCTTCGGCGCTGAGATCGGTATCAGCACCGATAAAATCCACGCGCGCGGGCCTATGGCGCTCCCCGAGCTCACCTCTTATAAATACCTCATCCGCGGTAAAGGCCAAATTCGGACCTAG
- the proB gene encoding glutamate 5-kinase, which yields MSRTTRLPKTWVIKLGTGILSLPNGQLDLDQIHTLSRQIAILKRSMRIHPILVTSGAIGAGMTTLNLKKRPTIIEQLQSCAAIGQPLLMHHYETAFRTHNLHIAQILLTYLDLDSRQLYTNTRKTLLYLLSLPNIIPIINENDVVSYEEIKFGDNDRLSAHVAAMIPADLLVLLTTVDGLYSKPNGTGQLIRRLTQITPKVEAMAGNTPHTRSVGGMTTKLLAARIAQEAGIPTRIANGRTPDVLIQLARGRSIGTLIQSTTKTSSNKSSP from the coding sequence ATGTCACGCACAACACGTCTCCCCAAGACTTGGGTTATCAAGCTCGGCACCGGCATACTTTCCCTTCCAAACGGCCAGCTCGACCTCGATCAGATCCACACCCTGAGCCGTCAAATCGCCATTCTTAAACGCTCCATGCGCATCCATCCAATCTTGGTTACATCAGGAGCCATCGGTGCAGGAATGACGACGCTCAATCTCAAAAAACGCCCCACAATCATTGAGCAACTCCAATCTTGCGCGGCTATCGGTCAACCCCTCCTCATGCATCACTACGAGACAGCTTTCCGAACCCACAACCTCCACATTGCACAAATTCTCCTCACCTATCTCGATCTCGATAGCCGACAGCTTTATACCAATACTCGCAAGACGCTCCTTTACCTTCTCTCGCTGCCTAACATCATCCCCATCATCAACGAAAACGATGTTGTCTCCTACGAAGAAATCAAATTCGGCGATAACGACCGCCTCTCTGCCCATGTCGCCGCCATGATTCCGGCAGACTTACTAGTTCTGCTTACCACGGTAGACGGTCTTTATTCTAAACCTAATGGAACTGGGCAACTCATCCGTCGGCTAACTCAGATCACGCCCAAAGTAGAAGCGATGGCTGGCAACACCCCTCACACTCGCTCTGTCGGAGGAATGACAACCAAGCTCCTCGCCGCTCGGATTGCGCAGGAAGCCGGCATCCCTACACGGATCGCCAACGGTCGCACGCCAGACGTCTTGATCCAGCTTGCTCGAGGCCGATCCATCGGCACATTGATCCAATCCACCACTAAAACCTCCAGCAACAAATCATCCCCATGA
- a CDS encoding DUF192 domain-containing protein codes for MMRRSLLWGLMALFLWSGVMTSPATMEGQPQAKLQTIKLRVGQAPLITAEVARRPGEMAMGLMFRKSLGDNEGMLFVFGQERRASFWMANTYIPLTVAYLDREGVILELHDLKPLDMTPVVSKSDRVAFALEMNRGWFALNGVKVGDRIVPEGTTWARLKAPLPRQRQFDR; via the coding sequence ATGATGCGTCGATCTCTGCTGTGGGGACTGATGGCGCTTTTTTTGTGGAGCGGGGTGATGACTTCTCCCGCTACCATGGAAGGTCAACCTCAAGCCAAGCTTCAAACGATTAAATTAAGGGTAGGGCAAGCACCTCTCATTACAGCGGAAGTGGCGCGAAGGCCGGGTGAAATGGCGATGGGGTTGATGTTTCGAAAAAGTCTCGGGGATAATGAGGGGATGCTTTTTGTCTTCGGACAAGAGCGCCGAGCGTCATTCTGGATGGCAAACACTTACATTCCACTGACGGTAGCTTACTTAGATCGTGAAGGAGTAATACTAGAGCTGCACGATTTGAAACCCTTGGACATGACGCCTGTCGTGAGTAAAAGCGATCGAGTCGCTTTCGCATTGGAAATGAATAGGGGGTGGTTTGCCTTGAACGGCGTGAAAGTCGGTGATCGGATTGTGCCGGAGGGCACCACGTGGGCACGCTTAAAGGCACCTCTGCCGAGGCAACGGCAGTTTGACCGTTAA
- a CDS encoding histidinol-phosphatase HisJ family protein yields the protein MIADYHTHPQGHRLQRYDMELLKPWAERALAQGIREIAFTDHDRYCDGVALEAVDQLAEAYPQVRFLKGIELDNDPVTGERGRRWVEEHWEELDYVLGSIHYLPGEAVMFDSLEGASQFDRHGVERAYELYVAELEKMMAYGAVDCFSHLDLVKIHGHRVSEEVNQKLFVPLLERIAKAGKSIEINTAGWRKPVGECYPSLELIREAVKLGVTITISSDAHSYAQLGEGYERLREVLQAAGVKEIALYQRHQRRLTAWDRET from the coding sequence ATGATTGCTGATTACCACACTCATCCACAAGGGCATCGCTTACAGCGGTATGATATGGAACTGCTGAAGCCATGGGCGGAGCGAGCGCTGGCTCAAGGGATTCGTGAAATTGCGTTCACAGACCATGATCGTTATTGCGACGGAGTAGCTTTAGAGGCCGTAGATCAGCTGGCCGAAGCCTATCCTCAAGTGCGATTTTTGAAGGGGATCGAGCTGGATAATGATCCTGTTACGGGTGAACGAGGTCGACGCTGGGTTGAAGAGCATTGGGAGGAACTAGATTATGTCTTGGGTTCTATCCATTATTTGCCGGGGGAAGCGGTAATGTTTGATTCACTGGAAGGCGCGTCGCAATTCGATCGACACGGTGTGGAGCGGGCGTATGAGTTGTATGTTGCGGAGCTGGAGAAAATGATGGCTTACGGGGCGGTGGATTGTTTTTCGCATCTCGATTTGGTGAAAATTCATGGACATCGGGTGAGTGAAGAGGTTAACCAAAAGCTGTTTGTTCCATTGCTGGAGCGGATCGCAAAGGCAGGTAAGTCTATTGAGATCAATACGGCAGGCTGGCGTAAACCTGTGGGAGAATGTTATCCAAGCCTTGAATTGATACGCGAGGCTGTAAAGCTCGGCGTGACGATCACGATTTCATCCGATGCGCATTCTTACGCGCAGCTCGGAGAGGGATATGAGCGGCTAAGGGAAGTGCTGCAGGCTGCAGGTGTGAAGGAGATTGCTCTGTATCAGCGGCATCAGCGGCGATTGACAGCCTGGGATAGAGAAACGTAG
- a CDS encoding thioredoxin-like domain-containing protein: MLLATTGYPSGGFSPALIPLRDDLWPEEVELVEEVKVDLILNGRSIGQATLAKGKTLKLLKVEKDKVVLEFNPAEVHVPHEKTDIVARAKSRYDGVGDKKIGQENKVDEVAKQGMQPKKIDHHPSISNTEAALSSKEKKLPEENTKTDAESESIDGGEPDTAKDLNFKNKLLAKCRARFVKLEGNRVKSFDKDLLVDKEYIAVYFSASWCGPCVRFTPKLVAMYNSLTETQRKKFELIFISRDYGEEATENYMMKYKMPWPAIRWDDVDDRKKNPFLAFASSGIPHLVLINAEGEIVEDADGNYTVVMQKIPSLLN, encoded by the coding sequence GTGCTACTCGCTACGACAGGATATCCTTCTGGGGGCTTTAGTCCTGCGCTAATTCCGCTTCGTGACGACTTGTGGCCAGAAGAGGTCGAGTTAGTCGAAGAGGTAAAGGTTGATTTGATTTTGAATGGTAGGTCAATCGGACAAGCGACTTTAGCCAAGGGGAAAACGTTAAAGTTGCTCAAGGTGGAAAAGGATAAAGTGGTGCTTGAATTCAACCCTGCCGAGGTGCATGTGCCGCATGAAAAGACAGATATCGTTGCACGGGCAAAGTCGCGATATGACGGAGTTGGGGATAAAAAGATCGGGCAAGAAAACAAAGTAGACGAAGTAGCAAAACAAGGGATGCAACCTAAAAAGATCGATCATCACCCATCGATCTCCAACACAGAGGCAGCCCTTTCATCAAAAGAAAAAAAACTGCCAGAGGAAAATACGAAGACGGATGCCGAGAGCGAAAGCATTGATGGGGGAGAACCAGATACCGCAAAGGACCTGAATTTTAAGAATAAGCTTTTGGCCAAGTGCCGAGCGCGATTTGTCAAACTTGAAGGTAACCGAGTGAAGTCCTTTGATAAAGATCTGTTAGTCGATAAAGAATATATAGCAGTTTATTTTTCCGCGAGTTGGTGCGGGCCTTGCGTCAGATTCACCCCAAAGCTCGTGGCCATGTATAACAGTTTGACCGAGACGCAACGCAAGAAGTTTGAGCTAATTTTCATATCGCGCGACTACGGAGAAGAAGCGACGGAAAATTACATGATGAAATATAAAATGCCATGGCCGGCGATTCGTTGGGACGATGTCGATGATCGAAAAAAGAACCCATTTTTGGCCTTTGCCTCATCAGGAATTCCCCATCTGGTGTTGATCAACGCAGAAGGAGAGATTGTTGAAGACGCTGACGGGAATTACACGGTAGTCATGCAAAAAATCCCATCTCTTTTGAATTAA
- a CDS encoding heavy metal translocating P-type ATPase, with amino-acid sequence MACCCPTTVTNGQPKAQSQQEVENSKVEGISLLEWLRLGLAFLGTAQVMMFSLAVNISDLNQGEADWLHHILAWGSLAMILFLWPPLGHRVFQDFKSKRITIELFFGVGIWGSYAASLMGSFHSGAGIYYEVPFVLFFIYYLGKILGRRRASQAKELISGWIDSFNRAQKICENGRFEITPIRNLRRGDIIYVAINGIVPIDGKLLKGEALIDESSISGEPYPVSKKAGDRILAGSQPLDTGIEMEVLTSLDEKPRQIDHLLERLRAIDMNEANYQKRADRFLKYFFPIVMTLACLAFGIWTLVASWEVGLYRALTVIVVACPCALGLATPIGLWSGLRALMRRGIIVRSPDFIERLSEVDTVVFDKTGTLSEDRMQRIDFRKISDFEEEKLKLMISAIQRKTRHPIARAFDDWSTNVDSNPYICQEIRILPGKGLEGVIHDSHTGTSYRLIFGNEGLLQLEDRENIKALTDSIGSSSKELVQIFVKLDNRLIAIITLKEVLRQTAQRAWDLLKQIGLDCRIMSGDSEQRVHALQLDSSPLCGLSLEDKIDEVKKLQQQNHRVLFIGDGMNDAGAMRYAHASIAVNSALPVTKEIAGAELSESRLDRIPEAIRISRLICEGLNRNFIFAAAYNLVGASLAIAGWINPVIAAFLMLAASVTVTSRALAWGEKLQN; translated from the coding sequence ATGGCTTGCTGTTGCCCGACAACTGTTACTAATGGACAGCCCAAAGCACAATCTCAACAGGAAGTAGAGAATTCTAAAGTCGAGGGCATCTCACTGCTAGAATGGTTGCGCTTGGGGTTGGCTTTTCTAGGAACGGCTCAGGTGATGATGTTCAGCTTGGCCGTGAATATCTCCGATCTAAATCAAGGAGAAGCCGACTGGCTTCATCACATCTTGGCTTGGGGAAGTCTTGCCATGATCCTCTTTTTGTGGCCTCCGCTTGGTCACAGAGTTTTTCAAGATTTCAAAAGTAAACGGATAACGATAGAGCTTTTTTTTGGCGTCGGAATATGGGGCTCATACGCTGCCTCTTTGATGGGATCATTCCACTCTGGAGCTGGAATTTATTATGAAGTGCCGTTCGTTTTATTTTTTATTTACTACCTGGGCAAAATTCTAGGTCGCCGCCGTGCCTCACAGGCCAAAGAATTAATATCAGGATGGATAGATTCATTCAATCGCGCCCAAAAGATCTGCGAAAACGGCAGGTTCGAGATCACACCGATCCGCAACTTGCGTCGAGGTGACATAATTTACGTCGCCATAAACGGGATCGTTCCCATAGATGGAAAACTCCTCAAAGGAGAAGCCTTAATAGATGAAAGCTCAATAAGCGGAGAACCCTATCCCGTCTCCAAAAAAGCAGGCGACCGCATCCTAGCTGGCAGTCAACCTCTTGATACAGGCATCGAGATGGAAGTGCTCACTTCACTGGATGAAAAACCTCGACAAATTGACCATCTGCTGGAACGCCTCCGGGCAATAGATATGAATGAAGCCAACTACCAAAAACGCGCAGACCGTTTTCTGAAATACTTCTTTCCTATTGTGATGACCCTTGCGTGCCTTGCTTTCGGTATTTGGACTTTAGTTGCATCATGGGAAGTAGGACTGTATCGGGCATTGACGGTTATTGTTGTCGCCTGCCCATGCGCCTTAGGCCTCGCTACGCCTATAGGCTTGTGGAGCGGTCTTCGTGCGTTAATGCGACGTGGTATCATCGTCCGCTCGCCTGATTTTATCGAACGTCTAAGCGAGGTAGACACTGTCGTCTTCGACAAAACAGGCACTCTTAGCGAGGACAGAATGCAGCGTATCGATTTCCGAAAAATAAGCGATTTCGAAGAAGAAAAACTAAAGCTCATGATCAGTGCCATTCAGCGTAAGACGCGACACCCCATTGCTAGGGCATTCGATGATTGGAGCACAAACGTGGATTCTAATCCCTACATCTGTCAAGAGATACGCATCCTTCCAGGCAAAGGTCTTGAAGGAGTAATTCATGATTCACACACAGGGACGTCTTACCGCTTGATTTTTGGAAATGAAGGCCTTTTACAACTCGAAGATAGAGAAAATATCAAAGCACTGACTGATTCAATCGGATCTTCTTCAAAAGAACTTGTCCAGATTTTTGTCAAACTAGACAACAGGCTAATTGCAATCATTACTCTTAAGGAAGTTCTTCGGCAAACAGCACAAAGAGCTTGGGATCTATTAAAACAGATAGGTTTAGATTGCCGCATCATGAGTGGTGATTCCGAGCAGCGCGTCCATGCCCTCCAGCTAGATTCATCTCCCCTTTGTGGCCTTTCCCTCGAAGATAAAATTGATGAAGTAAAGAAACTTCAACAACAAAATCACCGAGTGCTCTTTATCGGTGATGGCATGAATGATGCTGGAGCTATGCGCTACGCTCATGCGAGCATCGCCGTAAATTCTGCCCTTCCAGTCACCAAAGAAATTGCCGGAGCTGAGCTCAGCGAATCACGTTTGGATCGCATTCCAGAAGCCATTCGTATAAGCCGATTGATTTGTGAAGGATTAAACCGAAATTTTATTTTTGCTGCTGCCTATAATCTAGTCGGAGCATCTCTTGCAATTGCAGGATGGATAAATCCTGTGATTGCAGCTTTTTTGATGCTCGCAGCCAGCGTCACTGTCACTTCCAGAGCTTTGGCTTGGGGAGAAAAATTACAAAACTAA
- a CDS encoding cytochrome c biogenesis protein ResB, with protein sequence MPEVSKPSHNQVWRTTIEILGSLKLAVFLLISIAIACAAATIAESRFNTAVARHYIYQAPWFIVWLLLLCVNLAAATLTRWPWQKKHTGFLITHLGIIVLLIGALIGRLTGFEGFVHLRIGEPPTGRVTLNQTMFQVESPADGLLYAIDFPVEVQRPTPKKPRRLAVPHTNLKLVIKDYAEHIESREVLEAVSSSSPVSAPGLALEFTSSMMRQSIPITLLQLEGKNEDSFFGHARIRWLLDDPLKNSPSDSEPSLSPSRETHVLFARRTQHPIIHSENNQPSGIQAYLLPVKSSLVSSTQPSDWKVILELSSEESYEYPLNDIIKKTLEVIPDVLQIKAHGFWHDFTMHQGSPTNRSDRPENPAVIIQLQINDVSALKTRILGLRELQFWPSSSPEAVSYRVLRSGKETLSGVLRKGESFAPGWADWQVKLNEYLPHAVIRKKNLPASIPLQSSGIESSAVPGLLVALTDSQGQRLDERWIASGEIASFFSANQVVRVGFGLKTRPLPFTVRLDRFEVPRDEGTDTPANFISHLTFRDTQTGLETSAKAQMNYPASFPGGLWRSALGLNYKFSQASWNPNDLDVTTLQVLYDPGWPFKWIGSLILCVGIGILFIGRKVNFNPSTQ encoded by the coding sequence ATGCCCGAAGTCTCCAAACCTTCACACAATCAAGTCTGGCGCACCACCATCGAAATTTTAGGTTCACTGAAACTCGCTGTATTTCTTCTCATCTCGATTGCTATAGCTTGCGCAGCCGCTACGATTGCTGAATCTCGTTTTAACACAGCAGTCGCGCGACATTACATCTATCAAGCCCCGTGGTTTATCGTATGGCTGCTCCTACTGTGCGTAAACCTAGCCGCAGCCACTTTGACCAGATGGCCATGGCAAAAAAAACACACTGGTTTTTTGATTACCCATCTCGGCATCATCGTCCTTCTCATCGGTGCCTTGATAGGCCGATTGACTGGCTTCGAAGGGTTTGTCCATTTGCGAATCGGAGAACCACCCACAGGACGCGTGACGCTAAACCAAACCATGTTCCAAGTAGAAAGCCCTGCAGATGGATTGCTCTACGCCATAGACTTTCCTGTTGAGGTTCAACGTCCAACGCCTAAGAAGCCCCGCCGACTGGCCGTTCCGCATACCAACCTAAAACTTGTTATCAAGGATTACGCCGAACACATAGAGTCCCGTGAAGTTCTTGAAGCAGTCTCAAGCAGCTCCCCAGTAAGTGCCCCTGGCCTTGCTCTTGAGTTCACAAGCTCCATGATGCGGCAGTCCATTCCGATCACGTTGCTACAGCTTGAGGGCAAAAACGAAGACTCCTTTTTCGGACACGCACGCATCCGTTGGCTGCTTGATGATCCTCTCAAAAATTCGCCCTCTGACTCTGAGCCTTCTTTATCTCCCAGCCGCGAAACTCACGTCCTATTCGCACGTCGCACCCAGCACCCAATTATTCATTCTGAAAATAACCAACCATCAGGAATACAAGCCTACCTATTGCCTGTTAAATCAAGCCTCGTGAGCAGCACGCAGCCTAGCGACTGGAAAGTAATTCTAGAACTTTCATCCGAAGAAAGCTACGAATACCCGCTAAACGACATTATCAAAAAAACGCTCGAGGTCATTCCTGATGTTCTCCAAATCAAAGCCCATGGCTTTTGGCACGATTTCACGATGCACCAAGGTAGCCCCACCAATCGAAGTGATCGCCCAGAAAATCCTGCGGTTATCATTCAGCTGCAGATCAATGACGTCTCTGCGCTAAAAACTCGAATTCTAGGCCTACGCGAACTCCAATTCTGGCCTAGTTCCAGTCCGGAAGCCGTATCTTACCGCGTTCTGCGCAGCGGAAAAGAAACCTTATCGGGCGTTCTACGGAAAGGAGAATCTTTCGCACCTGGCTGGGCTGATTGGCAAGTCAAGCTAAATGAATATCTCCCGCATGCCGTCATTCGAAAAAAAAACCTCCCTGCATCGATCCCCTTGCAATCTTCTGGCATTGAGTCAAGCGCAGTTCCCGGTCTACTCGTAGCACTCACCGACTCACAAGGACAACGCCTCGATGAGCGCTGGATTGCCTCGGGCGAAATCGCTTCATTCTTTTCTGCAAATCAAGTTGTGCGGGTCGGTTTTGGATTAAAAACACGGCCACTCCCCTTCACAGTTAGGCTGGATCGCTTTGAAGTCCCCCGGGATGAAGGCACAGACACGCCTGCCAACTTTATTAGCCATCTAACCTTTCGCGATACACAAACGGGCTTGGAAACTTCTGCTAAAGCTCAAATGAATTATCCTGCAAGCTTCCCCGGCGGCCTTTGGAGATCCGCGCTAGGCTTAAATTACAAATTTTCGCAAGCCTCATGGAATCCTAATGACCTCGACGTCACCACATTGCAAGTCCTTTACGATCCCGGTTGGCCATTCAAATGGATCGGCTCATTAATCCTTTGCGTAGGCATCGGCATCCTCTTTATAGGACGTAAAGTAAACTTTAATCCCTCTACTCAATGA